Proteins found in one Mucilaginibacter gracilis genomic segment:
- a CDS encoding DeoR/GlpR family DNA-binding transcription regulator, whose protein sequence is MLAYQRREKILELLQEDGTAKVINLAKIFKVTEVTIRQDLEKLEKEGLLVKEHGGAYLKNIQDQVSSFSLANHENLDKKEIIAIKCLEFIQNGDTIILDSGSTTTEIARKLKGNRKVTVITNALNIALMLGAEPGIEVIMTGGEFKPPTLSLTGQKAADFFKGINIQKLFLATAGLSLKSGLTYPSISDIVVKKAMIDAAETTYLVADSTKFGKSAFASLGALSLISYIITDSGIEEKHKDMFRNQEIEIIIAG, encoded by the coding sequence ATGCTCGCATATCAACGTCGTGAAAAAATTCTGGAATTACTTCAGGAAGATGGCACCGCAAAAGTAATCAATCTGGCAAAAATCTTTAAAGTTACGGAAGTTACCATTCGGCAGGATTTAGAAAAGCTGGAGAAAGAAGGCTTGCTAGTTAAAGAGCATGGCGGAGCTTATTTGAAGAATATTCAGGACCAGGTTAGTTCATTTTCATTAGCTAACCATGAGAATCTGGATAAGAAAGAAATTATTGCGATCAAATGTCTTGAATTTATTCAAAATGGGGATACTATAATTCTGGATTCCGGTTCAACTACCACAGAAATTGCCCGGAAACTTAAAGGAAATCGGAAGGTAACTGTCATTACTAATGCTTTGAATATAGCGTTGATGTTAGGCGCAGAACCTGGCATTGAGGTGATCATGACCGGAGGTGAATTTAAACCCCCAACTTTATCGCTTACAGGCCAAAAAGCGGCAGATTTTTTTAAAGGCATTAATATCCAAAAGTTGTTTCTGGCTACAGCAGGACTTTCCTTAAAATCTGGTTTAACATATCCAAGTATCAGCGATATCGTCGTAAAAAAAGCAATGATAGATGCGGCTGAGACCACTTATCTTGTGGCAGATTCAACTAAGTTCGGGAAAAGCGCTTTTGCAAGCCTCGGTGCCCTATCACTCATCAGCTACATTATTACAGACAGCGGTATCGAGGAAAAGCATAAGGACATGTTCCGCAATCAAGAAATTGAAATCATAATTGCCGGTTAA